ATAAGGTAATTTCATAGTTCCATCTACATCTTGCCCAAAAATCCTGACAACGTACTTAAACTGTTGACTCATTAAGTATCAGCTTGTATGGTCTATGTAAAACTAGTTTTTAAGTTTTTCAATACGTTATCCATTTTTCTTTTAGCCTCACTTATAGCGTAATCTAAGCGTTTTGATATATATTCAATAGTATAAGGAGAATAATTCCCTATGTACTTCTTTATGGGAGTATATGGGCTCTCTCTGAACTGTGGCTTTAACTCTCTACCATTATATGTCATTATAGGGTATTGTTTTAGATCATCAACATGCCCTATAATTTCACTTTTAATTCCGTACTGTTTTAGTTTTTCCATAACTAAAGATGGATTATCTGTAAAAATCAGTATTGAATCAATTGAAATACCAAATGGGTCTATGTTAAGCTCTTCTAACATCTTCTTTACTTTTGGATTTATTAATGATAGGAACTTTTCATCATCAATAACGAAACTTAGGTTAGTCATCTTAGAAACTTCAAGGGCATCAGCTCGTATTCCACCATTGGTTACGTCCGTCATAGAGTAAACGACGCTTGGTAGATAATCTCTTACTACCATACAAGCAATTAAGTCATTTACGTATAAAGTTTCTGAGACTATCTCTGGCATTCCGTTGTAAATTGCAGTAGTTGCAATTGTACCTCCACCACTTCCCTCTGTCATTACGATCTGCAATCCTTTTCTTATTCTCCTTCTTAAGAAGTCCTTTGATTTCAGTATACCCACAGAGCCCACTGCGCCACTTATTCTGTCTCCTAAAACCAAATCTCCGCCTATTCTCAATGTACTTCCTGCCAAAATTGGGATTTCTAATGCTTTGCTTATAGTGAAAACACCAGCTTCAAAGTCAACTAGCATTCCTACATCACTATCGTCAGAGAGATGTATGTCTACAATTAATCCTATGGGATACGCGCCTTTAACTAATATATCCCTTAATGTAGCTCTTGTAGCGTAGAATCCCGCTAAGAAAGGAAAATAAGATAATCTTGAGTGAATTCCATCAATGGATACAACTACGTTTTCTCTTATTCCTGCATCATCAAATTCCTCAAGCTGTTTACCCACTAACTCAAATAGTTTAGAATGTATCAAGTTGTCCCCTAGACCTCTAGATCCTAAACCAGCATCACCTGCAGTTACGGCTGTTTTAGGGAACCCAAATAAGTTATCAGCCTTCATGGAGTTAATGACCTCGGTTAATATTACATTCGCGATTTCTTCAGCATTGTACTTATTTCCCTTATAGAATTTAATTTCCTCAATAAGCTTTTCTTTAGCTTTGTCGATATTTGGATAAAGCCTTCTTACAATTCCTTCTAGGTCCATTAACGTAAAATTCGGTATACAAATAATTAATATTTCTCTCACTTAGTTGAATGCTGACTGAACGCCTTTCCTATACAATTATGTAGTAGAGATATTTAATACTATTTAAGTTATTTTCTCAGACTCAGTTGAAATAGTTCAAGACGAAAATTAAGGACGTTTTTATCGTAAAAATATGGGATAATAATAGCTTTTTTAGTAGTTATAACGTAATAAATATGGGATAAAATTTGCCTCCTACAAACAGACCTTCTTTTGAAAGATTATATGATTGTGAAAGTGAAACTTGCATTCAAAAGTTAGTTGATGAATATATTTTCAATTTA
The nucleotide sequence above comes from Sulfolobus tengchongensis. Encoded proteins:
- a CDS encoding AIR synthase related protein, which codes for MDLEGIVRRLYPNIDKAKEKLIEEIKFYKGNKYNAEEIANVILTEVINSMKADNLFGFPKTAVTAGDAGLGSRGLGDNLIHSKLFELVGKQLEEFDDAGIRENVVVSIDGIHSRLSYFPFLAGFYATRATLRDILVKGAYPIGLIVDIHLSDDSDVGMLVDFEAGVFTISKALEIPILAGSTLRIGGDLVLGDRISGAVGSVGILKSKDFLRRRIRKGLQIVMTEGSGGGTIATTAIYNGMPEIVSETLYVNDLIACMVVRDYLPSVVYSMTDVTNGGIRADALEVSKMTNLSFVIDDEKFLSLINPKVKKMLEELNIDPFGISIDSILIFTDNPSLVMEKLKQYGIKSEIIGHVDDLKQYPIMTYNGRELKPQFRESPYTPIKKYIGNYSPYTIEYISKRLDYAISEAKRKMDNVLKNLKTSFT